One Manihot esculenta cultivar AM560-2 chromosome 18, M.esculenta_v8, whole genome shotgun sequence genomic window carries:
- the LOC110607638 gene encoding LOW QUALITY PROTEIN: receptor-like protein 56 (The sequence of the model RefSeq protein was modified relative to this genomic sequence to represent the inferred CDS: inserted 3 bases in 2 codons; substituted 1 base at 1 genomic stop codon) yields the protein YFSILGLCGLKSLVELDLQRNQFSGPLPECIGNLTNLQFLDLSFNQLSGNIQSIVSELTSLKYLHLHGNEFEGSFSFSALANHSKLEAFILSPGNSRLLGIXKAIPSFLRYQHDIRFIDLSHNTLVGTFPTWILQNNSKLVVMNLRNNSFTGTFQLPNIKHGLVELDISSNNLTGMLPKEFGLVLPRLEYINMSRNNFGGNVPSSISETPALSVLDLSHNNFSGELPRSLFANCTMYCTLILSNNNFQGNVFPQGMNLRSMTVLDMKNNYFSVMVGADLLNSRSLSNLDISNNKVSSPIPKLLCNLTDLVFLDLXKNRLYGVYPSCFNSSSLLFLFLQKNNLSGPIPHELLRSPNLVALDLRDNNFSGNIPSWIGQFSELHVLSLGGNALQGRIPNQLCELRNANIMNISRNLLFGSVPACFSNISFGNNISFGMTEANDIPAIVEVEFATKYRYNSXGDIINSMAGIDLSCNELSGSIPQEIGDLHEIRSLNLSHNHITGSIPVSFSNLRSLESLDLGNNNLSGEIPSELVVLTFLETFNVSYNNLSGRVPDGAQFGTFDENNYRGNPGLCGQCIHKSCKSDEAPQTPPPSADVEEEDEGGIDMVWFYWSFSGAYVTILLVLAAILRINRHWRVLWFYYVDVCIYSISIWVCQN from the exons TATTTTTCTATCTTAGGATTATGCGGACTGAAAAGTTTGGTTGAGTTGGATCTCCAACGAAATCAATTTTCTGGCCCTCTTCCAGAATGTATTGGCAACTTGACCAACCTCCAATTTCTTGATCTGTCATTCAATCAGTTGAGTGGAAACATTCAATCTATTGTTTCTGAACTCACATCCCTCAAGTATTTGCATCTTCATGGCAATGAGTTTGAAGGCTCATTCTCATTTAGCGCTTTGGCCAACCACTCAAAACTTGAAGCATTTATACTCTCTCCTGGAAATAGCAGGCTACTTGGTAT AAAAGCAATTCCTAGCTTTCTTCGTTACCAACATGACATACGCTTTATTGATCTTTCTCATAATACGTTGGTTGGAACATTCCCCACCTGGATCTTACAAAATAATTCCAAGTTAGTAGTTATGAATTTGAGAAACAACTCATTCACAGGAACTTTTCAACTGCCCAATATCAAGCATGGTCTAGTTGAGTTAGATATTTCGAGCAATAATCTCACTGGTATGCTGCCTAAGGAGTTTGGCTTGGTCCTCCCAAGACTAGAATATATAAACATGTCGAGGAATAATTTCGGTGGTAATGTTCCTTCTTCAATCAGTGAGACGCCAGCACTATCTGTTTTGGATTTATCCCATAATAATTTCTCGGGAGAATTGCCAAGAAGTCTGTTCGCAAATTGTACCATGTATTGTACACTGATTCTATCAAACAACAATTTTCAAGGGAACGTTTTTCCTCAGGGTATGAACTTGAGAAGCATGACGGTGTTGGATATGAAAAACAACTACTTCAGTGTGATGGTAGGTGCAGACTTGTTGAATAGCCGCAGCCTATCAAACCTTGACATATCCAATAACAAGGTATCCAGTCCAATTCCCAAACTTCTATGTAATCTGACCGATCTCGTCTTTTTAGATCTCTAAAAAAATAGGTTGTATGGGGTCTATCCTTCCTGCTTCAATTCTTCATCATTGCTCTTTCTGTTTTTACAAAAGAACAATCTAAGTGGACCCATACCCCATGAGCTTCTCAGAAGTCCTAATTTAGTGGCACTTGATCTGAGGGATAACAATTTTTCTGGAAATATTCCATCTTGGATCGGTCAGTTCTCTGAATTGCATGTGCTTTCATTGGGAGGGAATGCATTACAAGGCCGTATTCCTAATCAGTTGTGTGAATTAAGAAATGCGAATATAATGAATATTTCACGCAACTTACTTTTTGGTTCCGTACCTGCATGCTTTAGTAACATTTCTTTTGGCAATAATATATCATTTGGGATGACGGAAGCAAATGATATTCCAGCAATTGTGGAAGTGGAATTTGCAACGAAATATAGATACAACT AGGGTGATATTATCAACTCAATGGCAGGAATAGATCTATCATGCAATGAGTTAAGTGGCAGCATTCCTCAAGAAATTGGAGACCTGCATGAAATTCGATCATTGAATTTGTCTCACAATCATATAACAGGATCTATACCAGTCAGTTTTTCAAATCTAAGAAGTTTAGAGAGCTTAGATCTTGGCAACAATAATTTAAGTGGTGAAATCCCGAGTGAACTAGTTGTGCTGACCTTTTTGGAAACTTTCAATGTTTCATACAACAATTTATCAGGTAGGGTTCCTGATGGAGCGCAATTTGGAACTTTCGATGAAAACAATTACAGAGGTAATCCTGGTCTCTGTGGACAATGCATTCATAAGAGCTGCAAAAGTGATGAAGCTCCACAAACACCACCACCATCTGCTGATGTAGAAGAGGAAGATGAAGGGGGTATTGATATGGTGTGGTTCTATTGGAGTTTCAGTGGAGCCTATGTCACAATCCTATTGGTGTTGGCAGCAATCCTCCGCATCAACAGGCATTGGCGCGTGTTGTGGTTTtattatgttgatgtttgtattTATTCAATTTCCATTTGGGTTTGTCAGAACTGA